From Micromonospora carbonacea:
GCGCTCTCGTGATGGCGGTACATGTCCCCGCAGGAGATCCAGCGCTTCGCCCTGCGATCGACCGGCAGATAGCCCTCGTCGACGGTGCCGACCTCCCAGCCCGGCTGTCCCGCTGTCTCCCAGCAGCTGGCAAGGGTGCCGTCGGCGTTGACCACCGCGCCGTGGCGGCCTTCGCCCGACTCGCACGTGACGCAGGGCAGGTCGGCCCGCGGCCGGGGCACGGTGAAGCCATGCTCCAGCGCCGTTCGGTGCCACCGGGTGAACCTGGCTCTCAGCTCGCCGCTGTGCAGCAGTTCGTTGGCGTAGCCGACTCCCACGTCACCGACGCGGGCGAAGTAGATGGAGCACCGCTGGGGGTCGACACTGCCGGCGAGCCGCTCGAGCAGCGCGTCGATTCCCTGGTAGTTGTGGTGCGAGACGTTGACCCGCAGCATCCAGCGCAGTTCCGTCGCGGCCGTGACCTGGACGATGTTGCGGACGATGGTGTCGAACGTTCCCCCCGGCGAGCGCCGGACCCGGATGCGGTCGTGGTCGTCCCGGTCCCCGTCGAAGGTGACCTGGACGGACCGCAGCCCGAGAGCGGTCAGTTCGTGGGCCAGCGGTGGCGTCAGCAAGGTCGCGTTGGAGATCATCCAGGCGGACACCAGATTGTGGTCCGCCGCCCGGGACAACAGCTCGACACACCCCCGCGGATTCAGCAGCGGCTCGCCGCCGAACAGCAGGACGCCCAGCTTGTGTAGCCCGGCACTGGCCATCTGCCGGTCAGCGAAGCCCAGGATGGAGGTGATCGTCGCCGAGGTGAGGCGGGCACGCTTGATCCGCGGCGGACGGCTACCGCCGCTCGAATCCTGGCCGGTGTTCTGGAAACAGTAGCCGCAGCCCAGGTTGCAGTCGGTGCTGGTCAGCACGGTCAGCGAATAGACCCGCTCCGGCGTCGACCTGAACAGGCCGCGTTCATCCAGCAGGCGGTGGGCCGACGGCCGCAGCTCGCCGGTGTCGGTGACCTGGCGATGACCGACACGAGCGACCCCGCCCGGCCCCAGCAGCCACCAGGTGTCCCGTCCGCGAAGAAGCCTCTCCCCAACGTGCCCCATCTGGCACCCCCTGTTCGACTGCCGCGCCGGGCAATGGAATCCCGTTTACGAGGGGCCCCGGCCCGGATCCGGACCGGAACCCATTCGCCGCTGCTACAACGCGTTGGAGTTGTTGGTGATGCAGGTGCCCGGCACCTCTTCCTCCTCGTCGCTGTGCGCGACGACCTCGATGTCCTCGGCCGCGGTGGCTTCCAGGTCCGGGTTCTCGGGCTTGTTCTCCGACATGCGCCTGCCTCCAATTCAGTGATTGCTGATCCACCCTGGGAAGCGGGGCACTGCGGTGAATCAGCCAACTGGCAACAGTGTTGGGCAGTGGGTGGGGGCGATCCATGGGACCTTTGGGCCACCCGCGGCCCGGCGGTCTCGCCGGTTTCTTGCTTCGCCGGCCGCCGGTGCGACACGAGAATGCCTGCCCGGACGCGGCGCAGGGCAGTCACCTGCCCCCATGCCGATAACCAACCGATGTTTAGGCGGACTCCGCAAGGCTGCGGGCGAGGACCTGTCGCCTCTGGGCACCGACCGGAAGTAGCCGCGATGAGTTGTGTGGAATGTGGTGGGCCGTTAATTCCCGACGCACGATTCTGCTCGCGTTGCGGAACTGCGGTGGACGCACCTGACCGAAGGGCCGAGGAACGGCGGGTCGTCACGGTCCTCTTCTGTGATCTCGTCGGCTCGACCGAACTGGCCGGGGCGCTCGACCCCGAACTGCTGCGTATGGTGCTGCTGCGCTACTACGACGTGATGTCCGGCATCGTCGCCGCCGGTGGGGGAGTGGTGGAGAAGTTCATCGGCGACGCCGTGATGGCGGTGTTCGGGTTGACCGAGACCCGGGAGGACGACGCGCGGCTGGCGCTCGTGGCAGCACTCGGCATGACGGAAGCGGCCGCCAAGCTGGACGCCGAGTTGTGGCGGGACCACGGGGTGCGGCTACGGGTGCGCATCGGGGTGCACACCGGCGAGGTGGTGGCACTGCCGGACCCCGCGAGACGGCACGCGTTCGTCTCGGGCGAGGTGGTCAACATCGCTGCCCGGTTGGAACAAGCCGCAGCGGCGGGCCAGGTGTTGATCAGCTCGGCGTCGCGGGCGGCGGCGGAGGGGGTCACCGTCACGGATGGACGCTCCTTGGCTCTCAAGGGAGTGGCAGCTCCGGTCGAGGCGTTCCGGCTCGTCCACGTACCGCCGCCGGATCCTCGGCGCACGCGTCGCTTCGACGTGCCGTTCGTCGGGCGCGAGGCCGAGCTTTCCCTGCTGGACGATGCGTGGCGGCGCGTGGCCGAAGCAGGCAACGTCGGCCTGCTGACCGTGCTCGGAGAGGCCGGAATCGGCAAGACCCGGCTGATCGTCGAGTGGCTGTGCCGTCGGGGCTCGCACGCTGCGGCGGAGCTGGCGATAGGACGATGTCGGCCCGCCGGGGACGGGGGGACCCTCACCGCCCTGGGCGAGTGCATCGCGTCGCTGGCAGCGGAGGCGGACCACCTCGCGGCGGTGGCTCTGCTGCGACGAGGGCTGCTGCGCGACGGCACGCCCGCACCGTCGGTCGACGCGACGTGCAAGGCCGTGATGCAGGTCGTCGCGACCGTCGCGATGACGCGGCCGGTGGCGTTGGTCCTCGATGACTGCCAGTGGGCCCAACCTGCCCTCGTCGGGATGCTGGAACGGCTGGCCACCGGGCTGCGTGGCTTGCCGGTCCTTCTGCTCTGCGTGGCCAGGCCGGACCTGCCGGAGACCTTCGCCACGTGGTCCACAACCACCCTCGACACCGCCACCGTGCTGGTCAACAGCCTGCCCGTCGAGGACTCGACACGGCTGGTGGCGCACCTCGCCGAGGTGAGCCCCCACGACCAGGCGTCCGTCGCCCGGATGGTCGACCAGGCGGGCGGGAACCCGCTCTACCTCGAGCAGCTCGTGGCGACGGCCGATCAGGACACCGCGACTGCCGATGCGCTGCCGCTCAGCCTGCACGCGATGGTCGCCGCCAGGATCGACCGGCTGGGCGAGCAGGAGCGTCTGGCGTTGCGGATCGGATCGCTGGTCGACCCCGACGGTAACGGTTTCGGTCGGGACGACGTCGGGGTGATGGGTCCTCCGCTGGACGGCGACTGTCGTCCGGTCTTGGCCGCTCTGGTCAACCACAGACTGGTCGAGCCCGCCGGCGACGGAGGGTTCCGGATCCCCAACGGCATCACCCGGCAGGTGGCCTACGGTGGGCTCACCAAGCGCCGGCGGGGCGAACTGCACGAGCGCTACGCCGAGCACCTGATCCGCCGCGGCGGCCCCGACTCGCTGGTCGGCGGGCACCTCGCGCGGGCCCACCGCTACCAGTCGGCTGTCGGCATCACCGGTGACCAGGCACGCGGCCTCCGGCGGCGGGCATTCCACCACCTGTTCCGGGCCGGCGCGGGCGCGCTGCACCGGATGGACCTGCCGTGGGCGCTGGCCCTGCTGGAGCA
This genomic window contains:
- a CDS encoding adenylate/guanylate cyclase domain-containing protein, whose amino-acid sequence is MDAPDRRAEERRVVTVLFCDLVGSTELAGALDPELLRMVLLRYYDVMSGIVAAGGGVVEKFIGDAVMAVFGLTETREDDARLALVAALGMTEAAAKLDAELWRDHGVRLRVRIGVHTGEVVALPDPARRHAFVSGEVVNIAARLEQAAAAGQVLISSASRAAAEGVTVTDGRSLALKGVAAPVEAFRLVHVPPPDPRRTRRFDVPFVGREAELSLLDDAWRRVAEAGNVGLLTVLGEAGIGKTRLIVEWLCRRGSHAAAELAIGRCRPAGDGGTLTALGECIASLAAEADHLAAVALLRRGLLRDGTPAPSVDATCKAVMQVVATVAMTRPVALVLDDCQWAQPALVGMLERLATGLRGLPVLLLCVARPDLPETFATWSTTTLDTATVLVNSLPVEDSTRLVAHLAEVSPHDQASVARMVDQAGGNPLYLEQLVATADQDTATADALPLSLHAMVAARIDRLGEQERLALRIGSLVDPDGNGFGRDDVGVMGPPLDGDCRPVLAALVNHRLVEPAGDGGFRIPNGITRQVAYGGLTKRRRGELHERYAEHLIRRGGPDSLVGGHLARAHRYQSAVGITGDQARGLRRRAFHHLFRAGAGALHRMDLPWALALLEQAVELSEPGDPGRPECLERLGEVHLTQGTHDQAKQALTTAETEAGGSRPVAAAHARLNLAVLSRDAAALDRVAASEFAVFTAHGDDRGLARVRLILAQSRMRQGRYEQALEVLDPALRHAVAAGTDREVANALGATGLALWRGPIPAGQATQRCRTLLAAHRDHGGVQATLGFPLTVLYASQARMQEAVRALAETQEAMAGMSYAESHCFRPLLEALVAVCRNETGRARDLLREALVAANAVRADALVRQTRLELARVCLAQADPQSAGEQLSGLVVSEDDLGDLANLLGLAARVEAHRDPGGSRALELGRLAVGVARRTDSPIDQGRALLDLAQTHVRLDRPTSARLAASAAASRYAAKEHVVGQMQARRLVSALGVLDGTGGRWAR
- a CDS encoding radical SAM protein; amino-acid sequence: MGHVGERLLRGRDTWWLLGPGGVARVGHRQVTDTGELRPSAHRLLDERGLFRSTPERVYSLTVLTSTDCNLGCGYCFQNTGQDSSGGSRPPRIKRARLTSATITSILGFADRQMASAGLHKLGVLLFGGEPLLNPRGCVELLSRAADHNLVSAWMISNATLLTPPLAHELTALGLRSVQVTFDGDRDDHDRIRVRRSPGGTFDTIVRNIVQVTAATELRWMLRVNVSHHNYQGIDALLERLAGSVDPQRCSIYFARVGDVGVGYANELLHSGELRARFTRWHRTALEHGFTVPRPRADLPCVTCESGEGRHGAVVNADGTLASCWETAGQPGWEVGTVDEGYLPVDRRAKRWISCGDMYRHHESAQALADFRDAVDAALLDDLHEKGLL